The following are from one region of the Amycolatopsis lurida genome:
- a CDS encoding flavin reductase: protein MPDELTTTQRRFRAAMANLSTAVNIVTTDGVSGRAGITVSAVCSVTDTPPTLLVCVNQSSYTHDIFRTNGRMAINVLAPQHKDLALQFAGATDVPMLDRFRFEVWDHDRFRIPVVRDAAAVLIGEVGAEFTQGTHTVLFVEVEDVFVNEDAGGLAYFRREFHRIAP from the coding sequence ATGCCCGATGAGCTGACCACCACCCAGCGACGGTTTCGCGCGGCGATGGCGAACCTTTCGACGGCTGTCAACATCGTCACCACCGACGGCGTCAGCGGCCGCGCCGGCATCACGGTGAGCGCGGTGTGCTCGGTCACCGACACGCCACCGACCCTGCTGGTGTGCGTCAACCAGTCGAGCTACACGCACGACATCTTCCGTACCAACGGGCGGATGGCCATCAACGTCCTGGCGCCCCAGCACAAGGACCTCGCCCTGCAGTTCGCCGGTGCGACGGACGTGCCGATGCTCGACCGGTTCCGGTTCGAGGTCTGGGATCACGACCGGTTCCGCATCCCCGTCGTCCGCGACGCGGCCGCCGTCCTCATCGGAGAGGTCGGCGCCGAGTTCACCCAGGGCACCCACACCGTGCTCTTCGTCGAGGTCGAGGACGTCTTCGTGAACGAGGACGCCGGCGGGCTCGCCTACTTCCGGCGCGAATTCCACCGGATCGCGCCATGA
- a CDS encoding aromatic ring-hydroxylating oxygenase subunit alpha, with translation MATESTAFTAATVYDLPPADLVLGDRVAGRMYTDPAVFDQEMTKIFERSWIWVAHESELPKAGSFKSTHVGRHPVIVTKDRKGEIRTLVNRCRHRGASLCEKKTGHANGFTCPYHAWSYGLDGKLRGIPYPDGYEGVMDKADLGLKTLRTESYGGMIFATLNADAEPLADFLGDVKPWIDRFMAQGGGYPVKVLGTHRFTYRGNWKIQLENTTDGYHFPIVHRSWMASVDAETAEMMSFMTDPTAVTHDLGNGHSVMQMVPEHSDLEADDGSEPLQPRFDGLVAQLEAAGADEAEVRRLVRAVHGTGFNLNLFPNVSMSISFFRVLRPISVDETVIEHVALGSDGPPEIAGPVNRERLRAHEHFQGPFGFGTPDDSEGWDRVQRGAQGAPEMPIMVNRGLGREKPSPEGWPTSHVTDETGMRAAYAQWKRMMSDD, from the coding sequence ATGGCCACCGAGAGCACAGCGTTCACCGCAGCGACCGTGTATGACCTGCCGCCCGCGGACCTCGTCCTCGGCGACCGGGTCGCCGGCCGGATGTACACCGACCCGGCCGTCTTCGACCAGGAGATGACGAAGATCTTCGAGCGCTCCTGGATCTGGGTCGCGCACGAATCGGAACTGCCCAAGGCGGGCAGCTTCAAATCGACCCACGTCGGACGGCATCCGGTCATCGTGACCAAGGACCGCAAGGGCGAGATCCGCACGCTCGTGAACCGCTGCCGCCACCGGGGCGCGTCACTCTGCGAGAAGAAAACGGGCCACGCCAACGGGTTCACCTGTCCGTACCACGCCTGGTCCTACGGCCTGGACGGCAAACTGCGCGGCATCCCGTACCCCGACGGGTACGAGGGCGTCATGGACAAGGCCGACCTCGGCCTGAAGACCCTGCGCACCGAGTCCTACGGCGGGATGATCTTCGCGACCTTGAACGCCGACGCCGAACCGCTGGCCGATTTCCTCGGCGACGTCAAACCGTGGATCGACCGCTTCATGGCGCAGGGCGGCGGCTACCCGGTGAAGGTGCTCGGCACCCACCGGTTCACCTACCGCGGCAACTGGAAGATCCAGCTGGAGAACACCACCGACGGGTACCACTTCCCCATCGTGCACCGCTCCTGGATGGCGTCGGTCGACGCCGAAACCGCCGAGATGATGTCGTTCATGACCGACCCGACGGCGGTCACCCACGACCTCGGCAATGGCCACTCGGTGATGCAGATGGTCCCCGAGCACTCCGATCTGGAGGCGGACGACGGTAGCGAGCCGCTCCAACCTCGGTTCGACGGACTGGTCGCCCAACTGGAAGCCGCCGGAGCGGACGAAGCCGAAGTCCGGAGGCTCGTCCGTGCCGTGCACGGCACCGGGTTCAACCTCAACCTGTTCCCCAACGTGTCGATGTCGATCTCGTTCTTCCGGGTGCTGCGGCCGATCAGCGTCGACGAGACCGTCATCGAACACGTCGCGCTCGGCAGTGACGGCCCGCCCGAGATCGCCGGACCGGTCAACCGGGAGCGGTTGCGCGCCCACGAGCATTTCCAGGGCCCGTTCGGTTTCGGCACGCCGGACGACTCCGAAGGCTGGGACCGGGTCCAGCGCGGCGCCCAGGGCGCACCCGAGATGCCGATCATGGTCAACCGCGGTCTCGGCCGCGAAAAGCCCTCTCCCGAGGGCTGGCCGACCAGCCACGTCACCGACGAGACCGGAATGCGGGCGGCGTACGCCCAATGGAAGCGGATGATGAGCGATGACTGA
- a CDS encoding aromatic-ring-hydroxylating dioxygenase subunit beta, which translates to MTETLTDPRVVRAIELAWREAALLDAKEYETWQRLYADDGMYIIPIERDAEDFDDVLNMVHDDARMRGLRVRRMTEGYALAAVDSAITVRTVSRFLPGAVDDRSVTLKAAQIIVAYKRGRHDLWAADVDYVVRLGASGDEDRFARKVVRLVNADEAVPAAGFLL; encoded by the coding sequence ATGACTGAGACCCTCACCGATCCGCGGGTGGTCCGCGCGATCGAGCTGGCCTGGCGTGAGGCCGCGCTGCTGGACGCCAAGGAATACGAAACCTGGCAACGGCTTTACGCCGACGACGGGATGTACATCATCCCGATCGAGCGCGACGCAGAGGACTTCGACGACGTCCTCAACATGGTCCACGACGACGCCCGGATGCGCGGGCTGCGCGTGCGGCGGATGACCGAGGGCTACGCGCTCGCCGCGGTCGACTCGGCGATCACCGTGCGGACCGTCTCGCGCTTCCTCCCCGGCGCCGTCGACGACCGGTCCGTCACGCTCAAGGCCGCCCAGATCATCGTGGCGTACAAGCGCGGCCGCCACGACCTGTGGGCCGCGGACGTCGATTACGTCGTCCGCCTCGGCGCCAGTGGCGACGAGGATCGCTTCGCCCGCAAGGTCGTCCGTCTGGTCAACGCCGACGAAGCCGTTCCCGCCGCGGGATTCCTGCTGTGA
- a CDS encoding acyl-CoA dehydrogenase family protein yields MAQIKESPATTLEDVLAKLLERRQEFRDQRYVSRDFVSRLKEAGIYRSATPERFGGAPLPPADFLRIVERISVVDGSTGWVASFGSALVYLAALPVETQAELYAEGPDVCFAGGLFPVQRAEPTASGFLVDGRWKFASGCMGADVLGVGIPGDDTTAGKPRTALLRPEQVEIIQEWDVVGMKGTGSFDLVVDKVEVPREWTFIRGGEPTIDEPLYRYPTLAYASQVLAVVGAGVARAALDFATEVGSGRSGVTGAPKLADRAYYRTGLAEAEATMRSARAYFYEVTDEAWQTVLDGDPVTPEQNAHLRLASTHLARTAAETVNRVIALSGTGAIGNDHPLQWLLGDALVPQQHAFLGPAMYDAAGAVLMGHPPTVPGFQ; encoded by the coding sequence ATGGCCCAGATCAAGGAGAGCCCGGCCACGACGCTCGAGGATGTCCTGGCCAAACTCCTCGAGCGCCGTCAGGAGTTCCGCGACCAGCGGTATGTGTCCCGCGACTTCGTCTCCCGGCTCAAGGAAGCGGGCATCTATCGCTCCGCGACACCCGAACGGTTCGGCGGTGCGCCCCTTCCCCCTGCCGACTTCCTCCGGATCGTGGAGCGGATCTCCGTCGTCGACGGCTCCACCGGCTGGGTGGCCAGCTTCGGTTCCGCGCTGGTCTATCTCGCGGCGTTGCCCGTCGAGACGCAGGCCGAGCTGTACGCCGAAGGGCCGGACGTGTGCTTCGCCGGCGGCCTCTTCCCCGTGCAGCGGGCCGAACCCACCGCGTCCGGCTTCCTGGTCGACGGACGCTGGAAGTTCGCGAGCGGCTGTATGGGCGCGGACGTCCTCGGCGTGGGGATCCCCGGTGACGACACGACCGCCGGAAAGCCGCGCACCGCGCTCCTGCGGCCGGAGCAGGTCGAGATCATCCAGGAGTGGGACGTCGTCGGGATGAAGGGCACCGGTTCCTTCGACCTCGTCGTCGACAAGGTCGAGGTTCCCCGCGAATGGACGTTCATCCGCGGCGGTGAACCCACGATCGACGAACCGTTGTACCGCTACCCCACGCTCGCCTACGCCTCCCAGGTGTTGGCGGTCGTCGGCGCGGGAGTCGCCCGCGCGGCGCTCGACTTCGCGACCGAGGTCGGGAGCGGCCGTTCTGGTGTCACGGGCGCGCCGAAACTCGCCGACCGCGCCTACTACCGGACGGGCCTCGCCGAAGCCGAGGCGACGATGCGCTCGGCGCGCGCGTACTTCTACGAGGTCACCGACGAGGCATGGCAAACGGTGCTGGACGGCGACCCCGTGACGCCGGAGCAGAACGCGCATCTCCGCCTCGCCTCGACGCACCTCGCGAGGACCGCCGCGGAGACCGTCAACCGGGTCATCGCCCTGTCCGGTACCGGCGCCATCGGCAACGACCACCCGCTGCAGTGGCTGCTCGGCGACGCCCTGGTCCCCCAGCAGCACGCCTTCCTGGGTCCGGCCATGTACGACGCCGCGGGTGCCGTGCTGATGGGGCATCCGCCCACCGTTCCCGGCTTCCAGTGA
- a CDS encoding PAS domain-containing sensor histidine kinase yields the protein MQVDPIAPELATGDFVAMMNASKVCVLVHDAATKNILWANPAACEMLEFSLSELRPLKADHMSSSAQQYDRVIGRAWLQAAVDHGSSRIVWHYRSKSGRVIPTDAVAIRVELERGPAVMVQFRDIQRAEEVERELKLTTSYVDALARHTSTVAFMLDAAGAVRFATDSALTFLGLTGDDDRVAGEPLTAYARLHLGGRPVRWTEVVAGADPVGPVQLELPGENATWLEGSLERLSESEVDAYLMILHDVSERVRGEARRELELRHENYLARYNAMGDMAMAIAHELGQPLAAAANFIAGIRARAATMATGGDVREQMGYGLDSVARQIDRAKEIVGSLRSFVGHLEQVEQMVDLNEIVRECLYFIELSAAPHAVDVQIRLDPAPVPVRCERVLTGQVVMNLCLNAIDETAECEPVRRRITVGTRAKEGVGVLTVDDHGRGIARDPFAESFTSKPGGSGIGLALSHRIITRQHGSIWAERREGGGSRFGFALPLAT from the coding sequence GTGCAGGTCGATCCGATCGCGCCCGAGCTGGCCACCGGCGACTTCGTGGCGATGATGAACGCCTCGAAGGTGTGCGTGCTCGTCCACGACGCGGCGACCAAGAACATCCTGTGGGCCAATCCCGCCGCGTGCGAGATGCTCGAATTCAGCCTTTCGGAGCTGCGCCCGCTCAAGGCCGACCACATGAGCAGTTCCGCGCAGCAGTACGACCGCGTCATCGGGCGTGCCTGGCTCCAGGCCGCGGTCGACCACGGTTCGAGCCGCATCGTGTGGCACTACCGGAGCAAATCCGGCCGCGTGATCCCCACCGACGCGGTGGCCATCCGGGTCGAGCTGGAGCGGGGACCCGCGGTGATGGTCCAGTTCCGCGACATCCAGCGCGCCGAGGAGGTCGAACGGGAGCTGAAGCTGACGACGTCGTACGTCGACGCGCTGGCGCGGCACACCTCGACCGTGGCGTTCATGCTCGACGCCGCCGGAGCGGTGCGGTTCGCCACGGACAGCGCGCTGACCTTCCTCGGCCTGACCGGTGACGACGATCGAGTGGCCGGGGAGCCGCTGACCGCGTACGCGCGGCTGCATCTGGGCGGCAGGCCGGTGCGCTGGACCGAGGTGGTGGCCGGCGCGGATCCGGTCGGGCCGGTGCAGCTGGAGTTGCCGGGGGAGAACGCGACCTGGCTGGAAGGGAGCCTGGAGCGGCTGTCGGAGTCCGAGGTCGACGCGTATCTGATGATCCTGCACGACGTCTCCGAGCGGGTGCGTGGCGAAGCGCGGCGAGAGCTGGAACTGCGGCACGAGAACTATCTGGCCCGCTACAACGCCATGGGGGACATGGCGATGGCGATCGCGCACGAACTCGGCCAGCCGCTGGCCGCCGCCGCGAACTTCATCGCGGGCATCCGCGCGCGTGCCGCCACGATGGCGACCGGCGGCGACGTCCGGGAGCAGATGGGCTACGGCCTGGACAGCGTCGCCCGCCAGATCGACCGGGCGAAGGAGATCGTCGGTTCACTGCGGTCCTTCGTCGGGCATCTGGAACAGGTCGAGCAGATGGTCGACCTGAACGAGATCGTCCGGGAGTGCCTGTACTTCATCGAGCTGAGCGCCGCGCCGCACGCCGTGGACGTCCAGATCCGGCTCGATCCGGCGCCTGTGCCGGTGCGGTGCGAACGCGTCCTCACCGGTCAGGTGGTGATGAACCTGTGCCTCAACGCGATCGACGAGACCGCGGAATGCGAACCCGTGCGACGGCGGATCACGGTGGGCACCCGCGCCAAGGAGGGCGTCGGCGTCCTCACCGTCGACGATCACGGCCGCGGTATCGCCAGAGACCCGTTCGCCGAGTCGTTCACCAGCAAACCCGGCGGCAGCGGTATCGGGCTGGCGCTGAGCCATCGCATCATCACCCGGCAGCACGGAAGCATCTGGGCCGAGCGGCGTGAAGGCGGTGGCTCCCGGTTCGGGTTCGCGCTGCCGCTGGCCACGTAA